In Engraulis encrasicolus isolate BLACKSEA-1 chromosome 24, IST_EnEncr_1.0, whole genome shotgun sequence, a single genomic region encodes these proteins:
- the LOC134440851 gene encoding uncharacterized protein LOC134440851: protein MEDVRSLCRQCGVDSKGSRMDLILRLQGQMKNRASYDKMFQQIWGASGGWAVVTCPCSVVYGVKFNLRAESPRDFTDMLLSMKHFPNVTLYDFARGLATHVNVREPGIFRPHQGRLLEPMASNIALASSGQAKVSLPWLALRKEVPDVDGHPISGSADHYALYDRFHEGNTKDARDVLRRVDLVPEICGWVNSQTAEQLFSDMRKNNYFLNMMSPSSHIFLMRNILHHLNTIKNSATIQKMRTMLGPGVDIQFNTNGQTVLAETTGTRDQRPTQEPASPTQEPASPTQEPASPTQEPASPPTCGPHCADSTDLRKVRPCRQSWTPGGRHPLQDQLLSYILDESRPSQELVVKDGPTCLTRENFLTLGHNRSMDSMVGNACLRVVKEMTEHQGKHVFVVDLHIPPTWLHPLNADPYHAFPVDVTSMDAVIVPLWTPGHFLVCGCG, encoded by the exons ATGGAGGATGTGCGTTCCTTGTGTAGGCAGTGTGGCGTGGATAGCAAAGGGTCTCGCATGGACCTGATTTTGAGACTGCAGGGACAAATGAAGAACCGAGCATCTTATGACAAAATGTTCCAGCAAATCTGGGGGGCTTCTG GTGGCTGGGCAGTAGTGACGTGCCCATGTTCGGTAGTATATGGAGTAAAGTTCAATCTCAGGGCTGAGAGCCCTAGGGATTTTACAGACATGTTGCTTTCTATGAAGCATTTCCCAAATGTGACCCTGTATGACTTTGCACGAGGACTGGCAACTCATGTCAATGTCAGAGAGCCGGGAATTTTTAGACCACATCAGGGAAGGCTGCTGGAGCCTATGGCATCAAACATTGCCCTTGCCAGCTCAGGCCAGGCAAAAGTGAGTCTACCATGGCTAGCGCTTAGGAAGGAGGTCCCTGATGTTGATGGCCACCCCATTTCTGGATCGGCAGACCATTACGCATTGTATGATCGCTTCCATGAGGGCAACACCAAGGATGCCAGGGATGTCTTGCGGAGGGTGGATCTCGTGCCTGAGATTTGTGGCTGGGTGAATAGCCAGACGGCTGAGCAACTATTTTCTGACATGAGGAAGAATAACTATTTTTTAAACATGATGTCCCCTTCCTCACACATCTTCTTAATGAGAAATATATTGCACCACCTTAATACCATCAAGAATTCGGCAACCATCCAGAAGATGAGAACGATGCTGGGTCCAGGAGTGGACATCCAGTTCAACACAAATGGCCAGACAGTGCTTG CTGAAACCACTgggaccagagaccagagacccaCTCAGGAGCCTGCCTCGCCCACTCAGGAGCCTGCCTCGCCCACTCAGGAGCCTGCCTCGCCCACTCAGGAACCTGCCTCGCCTCCAA CTTGTGGTCCACACTGCGCTGACTCAACAGACCTCAGGAAAGTAAGGCCCTGCAGGCAGTCTTGGACACCTGGAGGCCGTCATCCTCTCCAAGACCAATTG TTAAGCTACATTCTGGATGAGAGTCGTCCCAGCCAGGAACTTGTTGTGAAAGATGGGCCAACATGCTTGACGAGGGAGAATTTCCTTACCTTGGGTCATAACAGGTCAATGGACTCAATG GTGGGAAATGCTTGCCTCCGTGTTGTGAAGGAGATGACTGAACACCAG GGAAAACATGTATTTGTTGTTGACCTCCACATCCCCCCAACGTGGCTCCATCCTCTGAATGCAGACCCTTATCACGCCTTTCCA GTGGACGTCACCAGCATGGACGCAGTTATTGTCCCCTTGTGGACACCAGGCCATTTTTTGGTTTGT GGCTGTGGCTAG